A region of the Clostridium estertheticum subsp. estertheticum genome:
ATCACCTTTTGGGAAGGGAATAAAAGGATTTGTAATAGCGGTTATAATATTATATATAGCACAATTCTTAGTTCCTGGAATGAGAGTATCTATAATAGGCGCTATACTTGCTTCAATAGTCATTGGAATACTAGATGCAGTAATACCTGGAAGATCCATATAATCTCCAATAGACTTCATGTAGTTTTGGACTTACATTATTAAATGTAAGATTGAAATTTTAGTAATTAAAATTGCACCTATCGATTATAAGTAAAGCAAAACCATTCAAGAAAAAAATTATCTTGAATGGTTTTTAATTTTGACAAATAATAGCTTCACACCTTAAAATATTCATCTTCATATAAATCCACAATATAAAAATAACTATCATTGTTAAGCAATCCATAGTTATATAACTGCTGATTCCATGATTGAAAATGTATTCTTCTCACAATCAATTTCAGCTAAGATACCATATGGCAGACAAATTTTAGGTTCTGTATGGCCAAAGTTCATATTATACAAAATCGGTAAATCTGCTTTATTAAACTCTTTCATTACTTTGTAAATTACTTCTTTATATTCAAGATAATTTTCTTCATCCTGAGGCTTTCCCCAAATGATACCATTAATACGATCAAGTATTCCAGTGATGCCATAATTTCGTAACTCACCTTCTACAAACCATACCGGTGGCTTTTCCTCTGAGGTTTCTAAAAATAATATTGAATCATCAAACTCTTCAGGTGTTGGATATACTGCTGTTCCACGAAGACTATCAAAAACTTCCATACATCCGCCTATTAGCCTTCCCTTTACAACGCCTTTTCCTTGTAATAATTCATAACCATTATTAGGTTTATACTCTCTTTGCATTGACTTATTTGACTCTTCCCAAGATAGATATTGGCTTGTCCATTCTGGACCTGCTTTTACTTCTCCAATTGCATTTGTTTCGAATAATGTTTTTTTAATATTTTCAACTGTGTAAGGGTGCATAGATACATTCTCTGCAAAATCAACTAATAATGTCGGTCCATAAATACTTGATATCCCTGCTTTAAGGCAAA
Encoded here:
- a CDS encoding S66 family peptidase, yielding MKKLKKPSKLKVGDKVALVSLSWGGAGDKEILWRYEQGKDRLEKLFGLKVVDMKYTLAGTDYIYNHPEKRAEDLMCAFQDDSIKGIIACIGGNESIRMLPYIDFNIINHNPKVFMGYSDTTTTHLFCLKAGISSIYGPTLLVDFAENVSMHPYTVENIKKTLFETNAIGEVKAGPEWTSQYLSWEESNKSMQREYKPNNGYELLQGKGVVKGRLIGGCMEVFDSLRGTAVYPTPEEFDDSILFLETSEEKPPVWFVEGELRNYGITGILDRINGIIWGKPQDEENYLEYKEVIYKVMKEFNKADLPILYNMNFGHTEPKICLPYGILAEIDCEKNTFSIMESAVI